One Faecalicatena sp. Marseille-Q4148 DNA window includes the following coding sequences:
- a CDS encoding MATE family efflux transporter: MQTTITVIQILRRFFMEEQKQTTSAPANAITEGVIWKQLLIFFFPIMLGTFFQQLYNTADAIIVGRFVGKEALAAVGGSANQISNLIIGFFVGVSSGATVIIAQHYGARKEEPLSHALHTAMAFCIFGSIVITVIGYAAAPVFLRWMNTPKDMMQDSVTYLRIFFLGILFVFIYNIGSSILRSVGDSRRPLYYLIVCCFLNIGLDLLFVLVFHMGIAGAAIATVLSQAVSAILIILALMRTTDIYRLHLRRITFYKQSLENILHIGIPAGLQSVMYSVSNIIIQTALNALGTDTVAAWTAFGKMDAFYWMVISAFGIAATTFVGQNYGAGKYTRVKKSVSICIKITLAAAVIMSVFFLTAGKYLFHLFTSDPAVIQIGIRILTYMAPAYALFVFIEIYSGALRGIGDVIIPAIMTCCGVCIFRSLWVFILVPLSPTIETITLSYPVSWGITAVLFIIYWRKKQKHFGCDTDSIST; this comes from the coding sequence ATGCAGACAACGATAACCGTTATTCAGATTCTCAGGAGGTTTTTTATGGAAGAACAAAAACAAACGACATCAGCTCCTGCAAATGCAATTACAGAAGGAGTCATCTGGAAACAGCTTCTCATTTTTTTCTTCCCGATCATGTTGGGAACCTTTTTTCAACAGCTCTACAATACCGCAGATGCTATCATTGTAGGACGCTTTGTCGGCAAAGAAGCTCTGGCCGCAGTCGGCGGCTCCGCAAACCAGATCAGTAACCTGATCATCGGATTTTTCGTTGGAGTCTCTTCGGGAGCAACTGTCATCATTGCCCAACACTACGGTGCACGAAAGGAAGAACCCCTTTCCCATGCACTCCATACCGCAATGGCATTTTGCATTTTCGGCAGCATTGTCATTACCGTTATCGGATATGCCGCTGCTCCGGTATTTCTGCGCTGGATGAATACGCCAAAAGATATGATGCAGGATTCCGTTACTTATTTGCGTATCTTCTTTCTCGGAATTCTTTTTGTATTTATCTACAATATCGGTTCCAGCATCCTTCGCTCTGTCGGAGATTCCAGGCGACCGCTTTACTATCTGATTGTCTGCTGCTTTTTAAATATCGGTCTTGATCTTCTGTTTGTCCTCGTATTTCATATGGGAATTGCAGGAGCGGCTATCGCCACGGTACTTTCACAGGCTGTCAGTGCAATCCTCATAATATTGGCTCTAATGCGGACAACAGACATTTACCGGCTTCATCTCCGGCGTATTACATTTTATAAACAATCACTGGAAAACATTTTACATATCGGTATTCCTGCCGGACTGCAGTCCGTTATGTACAGTGTCTCAAATATTATTATCCAGACTGCGTTAAATGCACTCGGTACCGATACCGTTGCAGCCTGGACTGCATTTGGTAAAATGGATGCTTTCTACTGGATGGTCATTTCTGCATTCGGTATCGCCGCAACTACTTTTGTTGGTCAGAATTATGGCGCCGGCAAATATACACGCGTCAAAAAGAGCGTTTCCATCTGTATCAAAATTACACTGGCTGCCGCAGTTATCATGAGCGTCTTTTTCCTCACAGCCGGCAAATACCTCTTCCATCTGTTTACAAGTGATCCGGCTGTCATCCAGATCGGTATCCGTATTTTAACCTATATGGCTCCGGCATACGCATTATTTGTATTTATTGAAATTTATTCCGGCGCACTTCGTGGTATCGGTGACGTTATCATTCCGGCTATTATGACTTGCTGTGGTGTATGTATTTTCCGTTCACTCTGGGTATTTATACTTGTACCGCTCTCTCCAACAATTGAGACAATCACGCTCAGCTATCCTGTTTCCTGGGGAATTACTGCTGTTCTGTTCATCATATATTGGAGAAAAAAACAGAAACACTTTGGCTGCGATACAGACAGTATTTCCACTTAA
- a CDS encoding PRD domain-containing protein — translation MLTKRQQMIVTLMNKQRDWIVGKDLARLLNVSDRTIRNDIASINEFYRETVIESNLRKGYRIQESKVKGTIEDRKETLPETGEERRRYLLKMLLESSQVNFYELSEQMCISEFSLENDVNKIRRLLENYPELKIVRQNNMLQLVGEEREKRHLYEELILFHMSGNLLNLNKIAENFKKFDLLKVKEVLKEILEEAHYEISDRRIPSLLIHIGIILERNFSYHFLEKEGREEEVKNLPEYEISRRFFDKLSRRLTLNIVETEVSDFAVYLKQGNKKNYFEKEQMEEFVSDLVEHIIIEIKEHFDIDFSEDKEFRLGLELHMVSLLKRHYEHVKIDNTCLEEVKRKYPLIFEMGVWVCKIMEDYLQITISENEISFIALHIGSAYERANLRRKYRGILICPHNRTVKELCVQKIMNRFDDRIEIIDCMSYFEESAILEKRPDFILATQSVVHSLDIITAEISMFFDYKDEAVVFQTLNRMDQIRYKNNFQFFILNLIRKDFFTVDMTEEQPEEIISVMCDRLYARGYVKKDFKEGVLKRESLSPTSFFHGFAIPHNMSHKATIHSAISTAILKRPVKWGNYEVRFVFLLAITEENRNFLKIFFDWLDDVVSDSEKFARLVEVQDYQSFVDTLL, via the coding sequence ATGCTGACAAAAAGACAACAAATGATTGTAACGCTTATGAATAAGCAGAGAGACTGGATTGTAGGAAAAGATCTTGCAAGACTTTTGAATGTCTCGGACCGCACGATTCGAAATGATATTGCATCAATTAATGAATTTTACAGGGAAACGGTAATTGAATCGAATCTTCGAAAAGGATATCGAATTCAGGAAAGCAAAGTGAAAGGAACGATTGAGGACAGAAAAGAAACACTTCCGGAAACAGGAGAGGAGCGCAGGAGGTATCTTCTCAAAATGTTGTTGGAAAGCAGTCAGGTAAATTTCTATGAATTGTCAGAACAGATGTGTATTTCAGAATTTTCTCTTGAAAATGATGTGAACAAAATCCGCAGATTGCTGGAAAATTATCCGGAGTTAAAGATTGTTCGCCAAAATAATATGCTGCAGCTTGTTGGGGAAGAACGAGAGAAAAGACATCTTTATGAAGAATTGATTTTGTTTCATATGAGCGGCAATTTGCTGAATTTGAATAAGATAGCAGAAAATTTTAAAAAGTTTGATCTCTTAAAAGTAAAGGAAGTTCTGAAAGAGATTTTGGAAGAGGCTCACTATGAAATCAGTGATAGAAGAATACCCTCTTTATTGATTCATATCGGAATCATTTTGGAAAGAAATTTTTCGTATCATTTTTTAGAGAAGGAAGGCAGAGAGGAAGAAGTGAAAAACCTTCCGGAATATGAAATTTCCAGAAGATTTTTTGATAAACTCAGCCGGAGATTGACTCTGAATATTGTGGAAACGGAAGTTTCGGATTTTGCAGTGTATTTGAAGCAGGGAAATAAGAAAAATTATTTTGAAAAAGAACAGATGGAAGAATTTGTTTCTGATTTGGTAGAACATATCATCATTGAAATTAAGGAACATTTTGACATTGATTTTAGTGAAGATAAAGAATTCAGGCTTGGATTGGAGCTGCATATGGTATCACTTTTGAAGAGGCATTATGAACATGTGAAGATTGATAATACATGTCTGGAAGAAGTGAAGAGAAAATACCCATTGATATTTGAGATGGGTGTGTGGGTATGCAAGATTATGGAAGATTATCTGCAGATCACTATCAGCGAAAATGAGATTTCTTTCATTGCGCTTCATATTGGCTCTGCATATGAACGGGCGAATTTAAGGAGAAAGTACAGAGGTATTCTGATCTGTCCTCATAATAGGACAGTAAAAGAGCTTTGTGTACAGAAGATTATGAATCGGTTTGATGACCGGATTGAAATAATCGACTGTATGAGCTATTTTGAAGAATCTGCCATACTTGAAAAAAGACCGGATTTTATTCTTGCGACACAGTCGGTAGTACATTCGCTCGATATTATAACAGCCGAAATATCTATGTTTTTTGACTATAAGGATGAAGCTGTTGTATTCCAGACTTTAAATCGGATGGATCAGATCCGATATAAAAATAATTTTCAGTTTTTTATTTTAAATCTTATCAGAAAGGATTTCTTTACCGTCGATATGACGGAAGAACAGCCGGAAGAAATTATATCTGTTATGTGTGACCGTCTGTATGCCCGCGGATATGTAAAAAAAGATTTTAAAGAGGGAGTTTTAAAAAGAGAAAGTCTTTCTCCGACTTCGTTTTTTCATGGATTCGCCATTCCGCATAATATGTCTCATAAGGCGACAATACATTCGGCAATCAGTACCGCAATTTTAAAGCGCCCTGTCAAATGGGGGAACTATGAAGTGAGGTTTGTCTTTTTGCTTGCAATCACAGAAGAAAATCGAAATTTCTTAAAGATCTTTTTTGACTGGCTTGACGATGTCGTTTCTGATTCTGAAAAATTTGCCAGACTTGTGGAGGTGCAGGATTATCAGAGTTTTGTAGATACATTATTGTAA
- a CDS encoding PTS lactose/cellobiose transporter subunit IIA — protein sequence MEGLELICFQIISFAGEAKSAYMGAIHTAKAGNYEEAEKMIKEGSNVFLQAHKAHADLIQKEAAGDMTETPNLLLIHAEDQLMAAETCKILAVELIDTYKRISILEAKEA from the coding sequence ATGGAAGGACTGGAACTTATTTGTTTTCAGATTATTTCTTTTGCAGGAGAGGCAAAAAGCGCGTATATGGGAGCAATCCATACAGCAAAGGCAGGGAACTATGAAGAAGCAGAGAAGATGATCAAAGAAGGAAGCAATGTATTTCTGCAGGCACATAAAGCACATGCAGATCTAATCCAGAAGGAAGCTGCCGGAGATATGACAGAGACACCGAATTTACTGCTGATTCATGCAGAAGACCAGTTAATGGCAGCAGAGACATGTAAGATTCTGGCAGTAGAATTGATTGATACTTATAAACGCATTTCCATTTTAGAAGCAAAAGAAGCGTAA
- a CDS encoding molybdenum cofactor guanylyltransferase, translating into MKTGYLILAGGKSSRMGRQKSSLKINGMTFLEHLAEELSGYGEVLVSVDRFDRHKEILIPMIEDLYPDHGPMGGIYSAFAAGNFDRLLTVPCDVPLFSGELAEKLCELSDEDVDAVIIRTKDGRIHPLCGMYQSSCLPVFRECLEKRELRMMQALEKLNVIFAEAGEDSWQLQNINTPEEYRLLVETYSNT; encoded by the coding sequence ATGAAGACAGGATATTTAATTCTCGCAGGTGGTAAGAGCAGTCGGATGGGCAGACAGAAATCCTCCCTGAAAATAAATGGAATGACATTTTTGGAGCATCTTGCAGAGGAGCTTAGCGGATACGGAGAAGTGCTTGTCTCTGTGGATCGATTCGACAGACATAAAGAGATTTTAATTCCGATGATTGAAGATCTGTATCCGGATCATGGTCCTATGGGAGGCATTTACAGTGCATTTGCAGCAGGGAATTTTGACCGGCTTTTGACGGTTCCATGTGATGTTCCGCTTTTTTCCGGAGAGCTGGCGGAAAAACTGTGCGAATTGTCCGATGAAGATGTGGATGCTGTTATTATACGGACGAAGGACGGACGCATTCATCCTCTTTGCGGGATGTATCAGAGCAGCTGTCTGCCGGTGTTTCGGGAATGTCTGGAGAAGAGAGAACTGCGGATGATGCAGGCGCTTGAGAAGCTGAATGTGATTTTTGCAGAAGCAGGCGAGGACTCGTGGCAGCTTCAGAACATTAATACACCGGAAGAATATAGGCTCCTTGTGGAAACGTATTCGAATACATAG
- a CDS encoding molybdopterin molybdotransferase MoeA — protein MKIETITEAADLLCSMTEAVSSEMCELSEAYGRILAEDVDAVLAVPYFRRSAYDGYALRSEDTIGASEDAPVVLKVTEALAAGDIPQYEIGRGHAARIMTGAAVPEGADAVVMHERTIFTEEEVRLTAPVKPGNIVQIGEDVHSGVRLLNRGKCLGSSDIALLAGQGICKVKVYRKPVAAIVSTGSELLSPQQSPEYGKIYDTNPYLLGGYLRKYGVMPVHSGIVSDDPKKLSEVIEKALLHSDIVITTGGVSAGDYDYLPEVIENIGGELLFHRIRLKPGGAMLAARKDGKLLLSLSGNPGAAATGLLCVGLPCIKKLCGRSKTDFRRAKARLTETFGKSCPVMRVLKGKSSYQDGMLYFTPLENQRNGSVSSMDDCDLLAMVPEGAGPLEKGTMLEVCFI, from the coding sequence ATGAAGATTGAGACAATTACAGAGGCTGCAGATTTACTTTGCAGTATGACAGAAGCTGTTTCTTCAGAAATGTGTGAGCTTTCGGAGGCTTACGGAAGGATACTTGCAGAAGATGTGGATGCTGTTTTGGCTGTACCGTATTTTCGAAGAAGTGCGTATGACGGATATGCGCTTCGTTCGGAAGATACGATAGGAGCATCAGAAGATGCACCGGTTGTTCTAAAAGTAACGGAAGCGCTTGCGGCAGGAGATATTCCACAGTATGAGATCGGGAGAGGACATGCGGCCCGCATTATGACAGGAGCGGCAGTGCCGGAGGGAGCAGACGCTGTTGTTATGCATGAACGTACAATATTTACAGAGGAAGAAGTGAGATTGACTGCTCCGGTAAAGCCTGGGAATATTGTGCAGATCGGAGAAGACGTGCATAGTGGCGTACGGCTTTTGAATCGGGGAAAATGTCTGGGATCATCGGACATTGCACTGTTGGCAGGCCAGGGAATCTGCAAAGTGAAAGTTTATCGGAAGCCGGTGGCAGCCATTGTGAGTACCGGAAGCGAACTTTTAAGTCCGCAGCAGTCACCGGAATATGGAAAGATTTATGATACAAATCCGTATCTGCTTGGAGGATATTTGAGAAAGTATGGAGTTATGCCGGTTCATTCCGGTATTGTTTCAGACGATCCAAAGAAGCTCAGCGAAGTGATTGAGAAAGCACTTTTACATAGTGACATAGTTATTACAACAGGAGGAGTATCTGCCGGGGATTATGACTATCTGCCGGAGGTGATCGAGAACATTGGCGGCGAGCTGCTGTTTCACAGAATCCGGCTGAAACCGGGAGGAGCGATGCTGGCAGCCAGAAAAGACGGAAAGCTGCTTCTCAGCCTGTCAGGGAATCCGGGAGCAGCGGCCACCGGCCTTCTATGTGTAGGACTTCCGTGTATAAAGAAATTATGCGGACGATCAAAGACTGATTTCCGAAGAGCAAAGGCGCGGCTCACAGAAACATTTGGGAAATCTTGTCCGGTTATGAGAGTGCTGAAAGGCAAATCATCCTATCAGGATGGAATGCTGTATTTTACTCCGCTTGAGAATCAGCGAAATGGTTCTGTTTCATCGATGGATGACTGCGATCTTCTGGCAATGGTGCCGGAGGGAGCAGGGCCGTTGGAGAAGGGAACAATGTTAGAAGTCTGTTTCATTTAA
- a CDS encoding PTS sugar transporter subunit IIC — protein sequence MKKFTEFLEKYLSPLGAKLGNQRHLQALSNGMMMTLPLLVIGSIFMILNNPPINLETVDMNTTNMFIRFLINWKEWAVENSEWILAPYNMTFGMLGLMTAFSVAYCLAKSYKMNAAVNGIMSMSVFLLVCSKVVQVPVGDDATISAITSQYLTSDGLFIALILSFVCVEINRMVDKLGIKVKFPSSVPSMVGTFVNSLLPLLVNIIIVYGVNLILIAVIGKSIPEAIMGLLTPAIDVGNNIWVYAGIIMFSNILWFFGINGTSVVFSIVFMIGIAGTGANAALVADGLAPTNPMNLQLFRYAMLGGAGGTLGLIILMWKSKSAKLKSLARISIVPGICSINEPITFGVPMTYNPVLAIPYILTPSICVVLGYYAQVLGFITPGYIADPSFIPFFIQGWMSGMDFRNVIFMFLCIALSVLFYYPFFKVYEKQAIEKELKEAEEEEDFEW from the coding sequence ATGAAGAAATTCACGGAATTTTTGGAGAAATATTTATCTCCGCTGGGGGCGAAACTGGGGAATCAGAGACATCTGCAGGCGTTATCTAACGGTATGATGATGACATTACCGCTGCTTGTTATCGGTTCTATTTTTATGATTTTAAATAACCCGCCGATCAATCTGGAAACAGTGGATATGAACACGACAAATATGTTTATCCGCTTTTTGATCAATTGGAAAGAATGGGCAGTTGAAAACAGCGAATGGATTTTGGCACCATATAATATGACGTTTGGAATGTTGGGCTTAATGACTGCATTTTCTGTTGCATATTGTCTGGCAAAGAGCTATAAAATGAACGCAGCAGTAAATGGTATTATGTCAATGTCAGTATTCTTACTTGTGTGTTCAAAAGTTGTTCAGGTTCCGGTTGGAGACGATGCAACTATTTCAGCAATCACATCACAGTATCTGACAAGCGATGGATTATTTATTGCTTTAATCCTGAGTTTTGTATGTGTAGAAATTAACCGTATGGTAGATAAGCTTGGAATTAAAGTGAAGTTCCCGTCATCTGTGCCAAGTATGGTCGGAACATTTGTAAACTCATTACTTCCGCTTTTAGTAAATATTATTATTGTATATGGTGTAAACCTCATATTAATTGCTGTTATTGGAAAATCTATTCCGGAAGCAATTATGGGACTGCTGACACCGGCAATTGATGTAGGAAATAACATCTGGGTATACGCCGGAATTATTATGTTCTCAAATATTTTGTGGTTTTTCGGAATCAATGGAACATCAGTTGTATTCTCAATTGTATTCATGATCGGTATTGCCGGAACAGGTGCAAATGCTGCGCTTGTAGCAGACGGACTGGCACCGACAAACCCAATGAACCTTCAGTTATTCCGCTATGCAATGCTCGGAGGTGCAGGAGGAACTCTTGGATTGATCATACTGATGTGGAAATCCAAATCTGCGAAGTTAAAATCACTTGCAAGAATTTCTATCGTGCCGGGAATTTGTTCTATTAATGAGCCGATCACTTTTGGTGTGCCGATGACATATAATCCGGTTCTTGCAATTCCATATATCCTGACACCATCTATCTGTGTTGTATTGGGATATTATGCACAGGTACTTGGATTTATTACACCGGGATATATTGCAGATCCATCCTTTATTCCGTTCTTTATTCAGGGATGGATGTCAGGAATGGATTTCAGAAATGTTATCTTTATGTTCTTATGTATCGCATTAAGTGTACTGTTCTATTACCCATTCTTTAAGGTATATGAGAAACAGGCAATTGAAAAAGAATTAAAAGAAGCTGAAGAGGAGGAAGATTTCGAATGGTAA
- a CDS encoding rubredoxin, producing the protein MKKYVCEPCGYVYDPEIGDPDGGIAPGTAFEDIPEDWVCPICGMGKEVFVVEE; encoded by the coding sequence ATGAAAAAATATGTTTGTGAACCATGTGGATATGTATATGATCCGGAAATCGGCGATCCGGACGGCGGAATCGCTCCGGGAACAGCTTTTGAGGATATTCCGGAAGATTGGGTTTGCCCGATCTGTGGAATGGGAAAAGAAGTATTCGTTGTAGAAGAATAA
- a CDS encoding Hsp20/alpha crystallin family protein — protein MMMPSIFGENLFDDWMDFPFDNFWDKKDPLYGKHAKNMMKTDVRETEDSYELDIDLPGFKKDEISAKLDNGYLTVSASKGLNKDEQDKKGNYIRQERYAGAMSRSFYVGEGIGQEEIKARYENGILKLSVPKKNKKVVEEHKQIAIEG, from the coding sequence ATGATGATGCCTAGTATTTTTGGAGAAAACTTATTTGATGACTGGATGGATTTCCCATTTGATAACTTCTGGGATAAGAAAGATCCTCTCTATGGCAAACATGCAAAAAACATGATGAAAACAGATGTCCGCGAGACAGAAGATTCCTATGAACTTGATATCGATCTTCCGGGATTTAAGAAGGATGAGATATCTGCCAAGCTTGATAACGGTTATTTAACTGTCTCTGCTTCGAAGGGACTGAATAAAGACGAGCAGGATAAGAAAGGCAACTATATCCGTCAGGAACGCTATGCCGGTGCTATGAGCAGAAGCTTTTATGTCGGTGAAGGCATTGGTCAGGAAGAGATTAAAGCCAGATATGAGAATGGTATTTTGAAGCTGTCCGTTCCGAAAAAAAATAAAAAAGTAGTTGAAGAGCACAAACAAATTGCCATTGAAGGATAA
- a CDS encoding PTS sugar transporter subunit IIB: MKKVYLFCSAGMSTSMLAAKMQEVADSHELDMEVAAFPHEQLGEIIASKHPDCILLGPQVKYLYDQTVKEYEKTGIPIAVIDSGDYGMMNGEKVLKSAIKMMRAAGK, from the coding sequence ATGAAGAAAGTATATTTATTTTGTAGTGCAGGAATGTCAACAAGTATGTTAGCTGCTAAGATGCAGGAAGTTGCTGATTCACATGAATTGGATATGGAAGTTGCAGCATTTCCACATGAGCAGCTCGGAGAGATTATTGCATCAAAACATCCGGATTGCATTTTACTTGGACCGCAGGTGAAATATCTGTATGACCAGACAGTAAAAGAATATGAAAAGACAGGAATTCCGATTGCTGTAATTGATTCCGGAGATTACGGAATGATGAATGGTGAGAAGGTTCTGAAATCTGCAATTAAAATGATGCGGGCGGCAGGAAAGTAA
- a CDS encoding DUF885 domain-containing protein, translating into MHKILSYKRAALFLLCSFLSFFAAGCQNTSTVQDENSAFRKFTHTLFCQEVSSDTLTLHYTLQQPQIYGIKNPPVTYGSFSSNTAGAMAASENLLHALEQFHPTALDKENQLTYDILQKYFQTNNALAPYLLYQEPVNPTTGIQAQLPVLLCEYQFSNTKDVEIYLELLSKTPEYLQSLSEFEKAKSDAGLFMSHAVAEDVIAQCRSFLEMGDENYLYTTFQERLSHLPDVSNAEKESYLSKNKLQVDTYVLPAFQNFADAISALKETGINNKGLCFFPEGKAYYEALVAHNTGSSRSIKELQTLTKKQITQDISDLQKTAESFSKESTTAASSDITSAAIEEALSDPAAIMNDLQTQCNTAFPEGPDVHHTIKYVPESLESYLSPAFYLIPAIDNSDDNVIYINRKQTMQGMELYTTLAHEGYPGHLYQTTYFAASNPDPVRSIINFGGYTEGWATYTEMMSFYMAPISKTQASLLQKNKSAVLGLYALADMGIHYDGWTLKDACNFFRNYGISNDNVVQDIYELILSDPGNYLRYYIGYLEFLELKRDCIQKDGENFSQKDFHKTILETGPAPFDVLKKQLGLTARAVFYYCIMIIAL; encoded by the coding sequence ATGCACAAAATTCTCTCGTATAAACGAGCTGCTCTCTTCCTTCTCTGCTCATTTTTATCCTTTTTTGCCGCCGGATGTCAAAATACTTCCACCGTTCAGGATGAAAATTCTGCCTTTCGCAAATTCACACACACGCTGTTCTGTCAGGAAGTCTCATCAGATACCCTTACGCTTCACTATACACTGCAGCAGCCTCAGATTTACGGCATTAAAAATCCTCCTGTTACATACGGTTCCTTTTCTTCCAATACCGCCGGGGCAATGGCCGCTTCTGAGAATCTTCTGCACGCATTGGAACAGTTTCATCCCACTGCGCTAGATAAAGAAAATCAGCTGACTTATGATATTCTCCAAAAATACTTTCAGACCAATAATGCCCTCGCACCATATCTCCTTTACCAGGAACCGGTCAACCCGACTACCGGGATTCAGGCACAGCTTCCTGTTCTTCTCTGTGAATATCAATTTAGTAATACAAAAGATGTGGAGATCTATCTGGAACTTCTCTCTAAAACGCCGGAATATTTGCAGTCGCTCTCTGAATTCGAGAAGGCCAAATCCGATGCAGGACTTTTCATGTCTCATGCCGTTGCAGAAGATGTGATTGCCCAGTGCCGCTCCTTTCTGGAGATGGGCGACGAAAATTATCTCTATACAACCTTTCAGGAACGGCTGAGTCATCTGCCCGACGTTTCTAATGCGGAGAAAGAAAGCTATCTTAGTAAAAATAAACTCCAGGTAGATACTTACGTTCTTCCGGCATTTCAAAATTTTGCAGATGCCATCTCTGCGTTAAAAGAAACCGGAATAAATAACAAAGGTCTTTGCTTTTTCCCGGAAGGGAAAGCTTACTATGAAGCGCTTGTTGCCCACAACACCGGTTCCTCCAGATCCATTAAAGAACTCCAGACACTTACAAAAAAGCAGATTACACAGGACATTTCCGATCTTCAGAAAACTGCGGAATCATTTTCAAAAGAAAGTACAACAGCAGCATCCTCTGATATCACTTCCGCCGCGATTGAAGAAGCCCTTTCCGATCCCGCTGCCATTATGAATGATCTGCAGACACAATGTAATACCGCTTTCCCGGAAGGTCCGGATGTACATCATACGATCAAATATGTTCCGGAATCTCTTGAATCCTACTTAAGCCCTGCCTTTTATCTGATTCCGGCCATTGACAACAGCGATGACAATGTCATTTATATCAACCGCAAACAGACAATGCAGGGAATGGAACTATATACGACGCTCGCCCATGAAGGATACCCGGGACATTTGTATCAGACAACGTATTTTGCTGCATCCAATCCTGATCCGGTGCGCAGTATCATCAATTTCGGCGGCTACACCGAAGGATGGGCAACGTACACAGAAATGATGTCCTTCTATATGGCTCCCATCTCCAAAACACAGGCTTCGCTGCTGCAAAAAAATAAATCCGCTGTCCTCGGGCTTTACGCCCTTGCAGATATGGGTATCCACTATGACGGCTGGACACTGAAAGATGCCTGTAACTTCTTCCGAAACTACGGGATTTCCAATGACAATGTTGTGCAGGATATTTACGAACTGATTCTTTCTGATCCAGGAAATTATTTGCGGTACTATATCGGTTATCTCGAATTTCTTGAACTCAAACGTGACTGTATCCAGAAAGACGGGGAAAACTTCTCCCAGAAAGATTTTCATAAAACCATTCTGGAAACCGGTCCTGCACCATTTGACGTATTAAAAAAACAGCTCGGACTCACCGCCCGAGCTGTTTTTTATTATTGCATTATGATTATTGCATTATGA